One part of the Lusitaniella coriacea LEGE 07157 genome encodes these proteins:
- the gshA gene encoding glutamate--cysteine ligase, producing the protein MLLSKGLEIEMYTGTSQGEIVGLSDRIVRDLDGCFVREPDSRNVEYTTAPFCCYDRLLCAILRPRKQLRDYLNRLGDYTLIPGSTLSLGESDRFYRSDPNNPYHSYIEQTYHTTVVTASIHINIGISNPEDLLRACRLIRLEAPLYLALTASSPFLDGQPTGYHSTRWSIFPQTPSDVPLFESHAHFIQWTEAQIAAGTMQNVRHLWSSVRPNGDCRPYNLNRLELRICDLVTDPIALLAIIAFLEARLTQLLQEPKFDPLHLSNFSSNELVSLTKANEMAVARQSLDAQLHHWQDGRTIAARDWIDEIYQQVWFIAKQKGFSCFLSPLQKILRDGNTAEQWLQQYQSGLTPQQIIMQAIQAADKQEQDLEEKLCQPMAA; encoded by the coding sequence GTGCTGCTATCCAAAGGTCTTGAAATTGAAATGTACACGGGGACATCCCAAGGCGAAATCGTCGGACTCTCCGATCGCATCGTGCGAGATTTAGACGGCTGTTTTGTCCGCGAACCAGACAGCCGAAATGTTGAATATACCACCGCTCCTTTTTGTTGCTACGATCGCCTCCTCTGTGCCATTCTTCGCCCCAGAAAACAACTTAGAGACTATTTAAATCGTTTAGGCGACTATACGCTAATTCCAGGCAGTACGCTCTCTCTGGGTGAAAGCGATCGATTTTATCGTTCCGACCCCAACAACCCTTACCACAGCTACATCGAGCAAACCTATCACACCACCGTTGTTACTGCGAGCATTCATATCAATATTGGCATTAGCAACCCCGAAGACCTCCTACGCGCTTGCCGACTCATTCGCCTCGAAGCACCACTCTATTTGGCACTCACCGCCTCCTCTCCCTTCCTCGACGGTCAACCCACCGGGTATCACTCCACGCGCTGGAGCATTTTTCCTCAAACCCCCTCAGACGTTCCCTTATTTGAAAGCCACGCTCACTTCATCCAGTGGACTGAAGCACAAATCGCCGCAGGAACGATGCAGAATGTTCGTCACCTTTGGTCTTCCGTTCGACCCAACGGCGACTGTCGTCCCTACAACCTCAATCGCCTAGAACTAAGAATTTGCGACCTCGTAACCGATCCTATTGCTCTCCTCGCGATTATTGCCTTTTTGGAAGCTCGCCTCACCCAACTTTTACAAGAACCAAAATTCGATCCCCTGCACTTGAGTAACTTTTCCTCGAACGAACTCGTTTCCCTGACTAAAGCTAACGAAATGGCAGTTGCTCGCCAGAGTTTAGACGCGCAATTACACCACTGGCAAGACGGCAGAACAATTGCCGCACGGGATTGGATTGACGAAATTTATCAACAAGTTTGGTTCATTGCCAAACAAAAAGGGTTTAGCTGTTTCCTCTCCCCCTTACAAAAAATTCTTCGCGACGGCAACACTGCCGAACAATGGCTGCAACAATATCAATCTGGTCTAACCCCGCAACAAATTATTATGCAAGCTATTCAAGCTGCCGATAAACAGGAACAAGACCTTGAAGAAAAACTCTGTCAACCGATGGCTGCCTAG
- a CDS encoding leucine-rich repeat domain-containing protein gives MFKFLFFQQPGLRTIAVIGATTLTFNICTPLGFAAQPKQVENFKSFAAWCMNRESLSSEATKTVEVLLDVAQTNDCTEANDILLSLRELNLRDRGISDLRPLSSFTNLTTLLLLKNKIADVSPLANLRNLTQLNLSGNQIVDITPLSGLTQLRELFLMTNDQSSGMQASPFLLRAYSEETSECPVRF, from the coding sequence ATGTTCAAATTTTTATTTTTTCAGCAACCTGGGCTAAGAACGATCGCGGTTATTGGAGCAACAACCCTAACCTTCAATATTTGCACCCCACTGGGGTTCGCCGCACAACCGAAACAAGTAGAGAATTTCAAAAGTTTCGCGGCTTGGTGTATGAATCGAGAGAGTCTTTCTTCTGAGGCAACAAAAACTGTTGAGGTGTTATTAGATGTGGCTCAAACCAATGACTGTACGGAAGCGAATGATATCCTTTTGAGTTTGAGGGAATTAAATTTGCGCGATCGCGGTATTAGCGATCTCAGACCCCTTTCTAGTTTTACCAACCTCACCACCCTTTTACTTTTGAAGAATAAGATCGCAGATGTCAGTCCTCTGGCAAATCTCAGAAATCTCACACAGCTCAACTTATCGGGGAACCAAATTGTTGATATTACTCCCCTTTCTGGTCTGACCCAACTGCGAGAATTATTCTTGATGACCAATGACCAAAGCAGTGGGATGCAAGCCTCCCCCTTCTTGCTCCGGGCATATTCTGAGGAAACCTCAGAATGTCCGGTGCGCTTCTAG
- a CDS encoding peptidoglycan DD-metalloendopeptidase family protein, with the protein MKRSLTQKAQPINHCSTNSFEMDAQLSNQESNTQKASSPEGSRRSRHSAALSLAAISMGATAGVLLANQGDEAKAAEPISPQNSLPVNATGNPYQVLATQQIEIDSEAKQNAVRSATEPLVQDRSLNAGVQALATQPLETSTLQSGKLIANQPYAIPSTAETLLDKRHGKVARKQLDEQLLQSNPAIAALSDVELTQPSITSQQTPDSAEIAATPSLEQASDFNTPTVIPVPQPEVAASPLQEQQLATESAQPIIIPVPTAETPSDSSELDGVTLQPDFQQELPKPQLVVPQAETESVYSVQSGDTIDEIALRFGVSRSDLTRANNLTNPHQIQIAQELKIPQPQSVYPRTNQYETLVTGVTEVAKPEETAQPELIASAEETVVIPTQPVASSETPSSQSVPAQTVFSSASPVIPNEEEQSQEEVAYNSNPYVERLKADIMRMREEYRTQRQATQAQESTHSSQAVAAEPVNANQSVNPEWQTDRSGVLEVQVEDRRQAPTVVAAAPTTPQQYNSVLRTPTGERVSPELPSLSPDQYLPESPARFNGYMWPTTGVVTSGYGRRWGRMHKGIDIAGPTGTPIVAAAPGEVVTAGWNSGGYGNLVDIKHPDGSITRYAHNSRILVSKGQWVEQGERISLMGSTGYSTGPHLHFELRPNGGNATNPMAYLPPK; encoded by the coding sequence TTGAAACGCTCACTCACACAAAAGGCACAGCCTATTAACCACTGTTCCACCAATTCCTTTGAGATGGACGCACAGCTATCTAACCAGGAATCGAACACCCAAAAAGCTTCCTCCCCAGAAGGGAGTCGCCGAAGTCGCCACTCGGCAGCTCTTAGCTTGGCAGCAATCTCAATGGGAGCAACAGCAGGGGTTTTGCTGGCAAACCAGGGTGATGAAGCCAAAGCAGCAGAGCCTATATCGCCTCAGAATTCTCTCCCTGTAAATGCCACGGGCAATCCCTATCAAGTCTTGGCAACCCAACAGATCGAGATCGATTCTGAAGCAAAGCAAAACGCCGTTAGATCGGCAACTGAACCCTTAGTTCAAGATCGAAGTCTGAACGCAGGAGTTCAAGCTCTTGCCACTCAGCCTCTAGAAACTTCTACCTTGCAATCTGGGAAGTTAATTGCCAACCAACCCTACGCCATTCCCAGCACGGCAGAAACCCTGCTTGACAAGCGTCACGGCAAAGTTGCTCGCAAACAGCTCGACGAACAACTGCTTCAATCCAATCCTGCTATTGCCGCTCTATCCGATGTTGAGTTAACCCAACCCTCCATCACTTCTCAACAAACTCCCGATAGTGCAGAAATAGCCGCAACGCCAAGCCTCGAACAGGCATCAGATTTCAACACCCCTACAGTTATTCCTGTCCCACAACCCGAAGTTGCAGCATCTCCACTACAAGAACAGCAGCTTGCAACCGAGTCAGCTCAACCTATTATCATTCCCGTTCCCACCGCAGAAACTCCCTCAGATTCTTCTGAGCTAGACGGAGTTACACTTCAGCCTGACTTCCAACAAGAGCTACCCAAGCCTCAGCTCGTCGTTCCTCAAGCTGAAACTGAATCTGTCTACAGCGTTCAATCCGGAGATACCATCGACGAAATTGCACTCCGTTTTGGCGTGTCTCGTTCGGACTTAACGCGAGCCAATAACCTAACCAATCCCCATCAAATCCAGATCGCTCAGGAACTCAAGATTCCTCAGCCTCAATCGGTTTATCCTCGGACAAACCAGTATGAAACCCTCGTGACTGGCGTTACGGAAGTCGCCAAACCAGAGGAAACCGCTCAACCCGAGCTTATCGCGAGTGCGGAAGAAACAGTTGTCATCCCAACTCAGCCGGTTGCATCTTCAGAAACGCCAAGCAGTCAATCCGTTCCCGCACAAACGGTATTTTCTAGTGCTTCCCCTGTCATCCCAAACGAAGAAGAACAATCTCAGGAAGAAGTTGCCTACAATTCCAATCCCTATGTGGAAAGATTGAAGGCTGACATTATGAGAATGCGAGAGGAGTATCGCACGCAGCGTCAGGCAACTCAAGCACAGGAATCGACTCACTCCAGTCAAGCGGTTGCTGCCGAGCCAGTCAATGCCAATCAATCGGTCAATCCGGAATGGCAAACAGATAGAAGTGGTGTTTTAGAAGTTCAAGTTGAGGACCGTCGCCAAGCTCCAACTGTTGTTGCTGCGGCACCGACTACTCCCCAACAATACAACTCCGTTCTACGCACCCCAACCGGAGAAAGAGTTTCTCCCGAACTTCCTTCTTTATCTCCCGACCAATACCTTCCGGAAAGTCCAGCGCGGTTCAACGGTTATATGTGGCCGACAACTGGCGTTGTGACTTCTGGTTACGGACGGCGTTGGGGACGGATGCACAAGGGAATTGATATTGCTGGTCCGACAGGAACTCCCATCGTGGCAGCCGCACCGGGTGAGGTTGTGACCGCAGGATGGAATTCTGGCGGTTACGGAAATTTGGTAGATATCAAACATCCCGATGGCAGCATTACCCGTTACGCTCACAATAGCCGGATTTTGGTGAGTAAGGGTCAATGGGTCGAGCAAGGCGAACGCATCTCCTTGATGGGCAGTACGGGTTATAGTACTGGTCCCCACCTGCACTTTGAGCTTCGTCCCAATGGCGGTAATGCAACTAACCCAATGGCGTATTTACCGCCTAAATAG
- a CDS encoding RNA-guided endonuclease InsQ/TnpB family protein, which yields MIVLEFKAYPNQHQEKAIKEAIRTAQFVQNKCLRYWMDSRGVAKKEIFRYNTSLRAEFPFVKDLNSHACQVSVERTWSAILRFYANCKLKVAGKKGYPKFKKNARSVEYKVSGWKLSNERKHITFTDKKGIGRLKLKGGYDLHFYDIDQIKRVRIVRRADGYYVQFCVRIERTETIEPSGNAIGLDVGLKEFYTDSNGNAEPNPRFYRLGEERIRFHQRRVSRKKRTGHSEVSSDYARSKKKGSANRSKAINRLSRQHLKISRQRKDHAVKLARCVVQSNDLIAYEDLRVRNLVKNYCLAKSINDVGWYQFRAWLEYFSKVFGKVTVAVNPAYTSQNCSSCGTTVKKSLSTRTHACQCGCTLDRDHNAAINILNRALSTVGHTGTNASGDLASIWIGENLSKQAGSMKEESPRL from the coding sequence GTGATAGTCCTAGAATTCAAAGCCTACCCCAATCAGCACCAAGAGAAGGCGATCAAAGAAGCCATTCGCACCGCGCAGTTTGTTCAAAACAAATGCTTACGTTATTGGATGGACAGCAGGGGAGTCGCAAAGAAAGAGATTTTTCGGTATAACACCAGCCTTAGAGCCGAATTTCCCTTTGTTAAAGACTTGAACTCCCATGCTTGCCAAGTTTCTGTAGAACGCACATGGTCTGCAATTTTGCGGTTTTATGCTAACTGCAAGCTGAAGGTGGCGGGGAAGAAGGGCTATCCGAAATTCAAGAAGAACGCACGTTCTGTCGAGTACAAAGTTAGTGGGTGGAAGCTATCTAACGAGCGCAAACACATCACTTTCACTGACAAAAAGGGAATCGGGCGATTGAAGTTGAAAGGGGGCTATGACCTTCACTTCTACGATATCGACCAGATTAAGCGCGTTCGCATTGTTCGCCGTGCCGATGGTTACTATGTTCAGTTCTGCGTCAGAATAGAGCGAACAGAAACTATTGAACCGAGCGGCAATGCCATCGGGTTAGATGTTGGATTGAAGGAGTTCTACACCGACTCCAACGGCAATGCAGAACCCAATCCTCGATTTTATCGCTTGGGTGAGGAGCGCATAAGGTTTCATCAACGTCGCGTTTCTCGCAAGAAGCGCACCGGACATTCTGAGGTTTCCTCAGACTATGCCCGGAGCAAGAAAAAAGGCTCTGCCAATCGCTCCAAAGCCATCAATCGACTCAGCAGACAGCACCTCAAGATAAGTAGGCAGCGTAAAGACCACGCCGTGAAGTTGGCGCGGTGCGTTGTTCAATCTAACGATTTGATAGCCTACGAAGACTTGAGAGTACGGAATTTGGTCAAAAATTACTGTCTCGCTAAGTCGATTAATGATGTGGGTTGGTATCAGTTCAGGGCGTGGCTGGAGTATTTCTCGAAAGTGTTCGGTAAGGTAACTGTTGCAGTTAACCCGGCGTACACTTCTCAGAACTGCTCTAGTTGTGGGACAACGGTCAAGAAGTCGCTCAGTACTCGTACCCATGCGTGTCAGTGCGGATGCACCCTCGACCGCGACCACAACGCAGCCATCAATATCTTGAACCGAGCCTTGAGTACCGTAGGGCATACGGGAACTAACGCTTCTGGAGACTTAGCCTCTATTTGGATTGGTGAAAACCTGTCCAAACAAGCCGGGTCGATGAAGGAAGAATCCCCTCGCCTTTAG
- a CDS encoding ABC transporter permease: MTRYLINRLLVSIPTLIAISAVVFFILALAPGDPMGEFASNPSITAEVRENIRRSLGLDQPIYIRYFKWAWAFLRGDMGYSFQSRSPVFELILQRLPTTLWVVGVAYCLSVLVAFPLGVISALKRYSAIDRVVTTVAFLGFSLPTFLTGLLFLLLFSVWLNWLPFIYNSTLQVTDWGSLVEQIKQSIAPVSVLVLYQSAVLMRHVRSSVLEQLDRDYVRMARAKGLQQWIVLNRHILRNALIPVVTLVGLEIPKIFTGALVTEQVFRVPGIGALLIDSISTSDTPVVMAITFIYAILVAIFNLLADLTYGFLDPRVRY, translated from the coding sequence ATGACTCGATATTTAATCAACCGCCTTCTCGTTTCTATTCCAACCCTTATTGCCATTAGTGCAGTGGTTTTTTTTATCCTGGCACTCGCACCGGGAGATCCGATGGGAGAATTTGCTTCCAACCCTTCCATTACAGCTGAGGTTAGGGAAAATATTCGCCGATCGCTCGGTCTAGACCAACCCATCTATATTCGTTATTTCAAATGGGCTTGGGCGTTTCTTCGAGGAGATATGGGCTATTCGTTTCAAAGTCGTTCGCCCGTGTTTGAACTGATTTTGCAGCGATTGCCCACTACATTATGGGTTGTGGGCGTTGCCTATTGCTTAAGCGTGTTGGTGGCGTTTCCTTTGGGAGTAATTTCCGCACTGAAACGTTATAGCGCGATCGATCGAGTTGTTACCACTGTTGCTTTTCTGGGTTTCTCCCTCCCCACCTTTTTGACAGGTTTGCTTTTCCTGCTTTTGTTTAGCGTTTGGCTCAATTGGCTGCCTTTTATCTACAACAGCACCCTTCAGGTGACGGATTGGGGGAGTTTGGTCGAACAAATCAAGCAATCGATCGCGCCCGTGTCCGTTTTGGTTTTGTATCAATCGGCAGTTTTAATGCGTCATGTCCGCTCTTCTGTTCTCGAACAACTCGATCGAGATTACGTGCGAATGGCTCGTGCGAAAGGGTTGCAGCAATGGATTGTCCTCAATCGCCACATTCTGCGCAATGCGTTGATTCCCGTTGTCACCCTTGTGGGACTGGAAATTCCCAAAATATTTACAGGAGCATTGGTGACAGAACAGGTGTTTCGCGTCCCTGGCATTGGAGCATTATTGATTGACTCGATCTCAACCAGCGATACCCCTGTGGTAATGGCGATTACATTTATCTATGCAATTTTGGTCGCGATCTTCAATCTTCTTGCGGATCTGACCTACGGTTTTCTCGACCCGCGCGTGAGGTACTGA
- a CDS encoding ribonuclease R family protein, with protein sequence MKFSIATLLSQFSHDKLVAGKVLEKKLNCQETESTEKLQIALDVLEKIGILSKEMGKYRRSPDDGLVEAKLRCSSKGFCFAIQDEEEADDIYVKESHLSTAWNGDRVLVKVIKEGSRRRSPEGEVSLILERANPSLLARVKQASEEYRAVPLDDRLLFEVNLKTEEEELAEAIDHLVHVEILRYPLGGNPPLGHVTKVLGSDAEAAADTDIVCCKHDLPQKFSPEAQEAAKSFPRPASSGKIAKAELKNRLDLRKLLTLAIDNESVLKTDRGTPLVENAVTLQKLKGGQWQLGIHVADFARYVTPDSPLDLEAKHRGTAIYLGEIILPLFPDEVVRRCALAPGQERLTLSVLLTLDKTGQVVEYEIQPSAIAIDHQLTYQEAQSLLSNPEGLDKEMSAVAKMLDDLFFNLSPSVKAQRLQRGGFDLALESVESPYKDDGRLGAIATSSTLPISAMLAELMVLAGKAISEHLHALSLPGIYCVQGDPDMMELEDLIKLGNNLKLNIELGLEEEVRPQDYQHFTQEIANSPAPKVLNHFLKYTLKSRHYSTHPGTYFGLAYTDGYCQCVSPGQRYADLLLQRLLHVLFEEGRDRRSSRSKKGVNLGSSTSHGEVKWTVLPAAIQTAWEEELATAIPYLNDREKLAQDAETDLEGLKKAEQMKERTGEVFQGLITGVQSYGFFVEIEELLVEGLVHVSSLKDDWYEYRSRHSCLVGRKYRQAYRLGDQVEVQVKSVDYYRQQIDLVTVGGGSEASSEDLEDD encoded by the coding sequence ATGAAATTTTCAATCGCTACACTGCTTTCCCAGTTCAGTCACGATAAGTTAGTGGCAGGGAAGGTATTGGAAAAAAAGCTAAATTGCCAGGAGACAGAAAGCACTGAAAAATTGCAAATTGCCCTAGACGTGTTGGAGAAAATTGGCATCTTAAGCAAAGAGATGGGTAAGTATCGCCGCTCCCCGGATGATGGGTTAGTGGAGGCAAAGCTGCGCTGTTCGAGTAAGGGATTTTGCTTTGCGATTCAAGATGAGGAAGAAGCAGATGATATTTATGTGAAAGAAAGCCATTTGAGTACGGCGTGGAATGGCGATCGCGTCCTGGTGAAAGTCATTAAAGAAGGAAGTCGTCGCCGTTCCCCCGAAGGTGAAGTCTCTTTGATTTTAGAACGGGCAAATCCCTCCCTACTGGCGCGGGTCAAACAAGCCAGCGAGGAGTATCGCGCGGTTCCCCTCGATGACCGACTCTTGTTTGAGGTGAACCTAAAAACCGAGGAGGAAGAATTAGCAGAAGCCATCGACCATTTAGTTCACGTTGAAATTCTTCGCTATCCTTTAGGGGGAAATCCTCCCCTCGGTCACGTCACGAAGGTATTGGGTAGCGATGCTGAAGCAGCGGCGGATACGGATATTGTCTGTTGCAAACACGATCTTCCCCAAAAGTTTAGTCCAGAAGCTCAAGAAGCCGCCAAATCTTTTCCGCGTCCCGCCTCATCGGGAAAGATTGCCAAAGCAGAACTTAAAAATCGCCTCGATCTACGCAAGCTATTAACCCTGGCAATTGATAACGAATCCGTTCTCAAAACCGATCGCGGAACGCCTTTGGTGGAAAATGCCGTAACCCTGCAAAAACTCAAGGGCGGACAGTGGCAATTAGGCATTCACGTCGCAGATTTTGCCCGCTACGTTACTCCCGATTCTCCTTTGGATCTTGAAGCAAAACATCGCGGAACGGCGATTTATTTAGGAGAGATCATCCTTCCTTTATTTCCCGATGAAGTGGTTCGTCGCTGCGCCCTAGCACCGGGTCAAGAGCGACTCACTTTGAGTGTTTTATTAACTCTGGATAAAACCGGGCAAGTGGTCGAGTACGAAATCCAACCCAGCGCGATCGCGATAGACCATCAACTCACTTACCAAGAAGCACAATCCTTATTGAGCAATCCAGAGGGATTAGACAAAGAAATGAGCGCCGTTGCTAAAATGCTCGACGATCTCTTTTTTAATCTCAGTCCGTCGGTGAAGGCACAGCGATTGCAGCGTGGGGGATTCGATCTCGCTCTAGAATCCGTCGAGTCTCCCTATAAAGATGATGGTCGTTTGGGCGCGATCGCGACTTCAAGCACCTTACCCATTAGCGCTATGTTAGCAGAGTTAATGGTACTCGCCGGGAAAGCCATTTCCGAGCATCTCCACGCCCTTTCCCTACCGGGAATCTACTGCGTGCAGGGCGATCCGGATATGATGGAACTCGAAGATTTAATCAAGTTGGGTAATAATTTAAAGCTCAATATCGAACTGGGACTCGAAGAAGAAGTGCGTCCCCAAGACTATCAACACTTTACCCAGGAAATCGCCAATTCCCCCGCACCCAAAGTTCTCAACCACTTCTTAAAATACACCCTCAAATCCCGACACTACAGCACTCACCCCGGAACTTACTTCGGACTGGCATACACCGATGGCTATTGTCAGTGCGTTTCTCCCGGACAGCGTTATGCAGATTTACTTCTCCAGCGATTGTTACACGTGTTATTTGAAGAAGGGCGCGATCGCCGTTCCAGTCGGTCTAAAAAAGGCGTAAACTTGGGCAGCAGCACTTCTCACGGCGAAGTAAAATGGACGGTACTCCCCGCCGCAATCCAAACCGCGTGGGAAGAGGAACTCGCTACCGCTATCCCCTACCTCAACGATCGCGAAAAACTCGCTCAAGACGCAGAAACCGACCTCGAAGGACTCAAAAAAGCCGAACAGATGAAGGAAAGAACCGGAGAAGTCTTCCAAGGCTTAATCACCGGAGTTCAATCCTATGGGTTCTTTGTGGAAATTGAAGAACTCCTCGTTGAAGGATTGGTTCACGTCAGTTCCCTCAAAGATGATTGGTACGAATATCGCTCTCGCCACAGTTGTTTGGTCGGTCGCAAATATCGCCAAGCCTATCGTCTCGGCGATCAAGTAGAGGTTCAGGTCAAAAGCGTTGACTACTACCGCCAACAAATCGATCTCGTCACTGTAGGAGGCGGTAGCGAAGCGAGTAGCGAAGATTTAGAAGATGATTAA
- a CDS encoding DUF3493 domain-containing protein, whose amino-acid sequence MPDSQSKRNAQKARQKLGSEYYERLRAEAKAPYRGLRKFIYFGVGASGLIGAVVFLSQTLAGRDVSSALPNFALQLGVFALALWLFRLENKAEGKQK is encoded by the coding sequence ATGCCAGATTCTCAATCGAAGCGAAACGCTCAAAAAGCACGACAAAAACTGGGTTCGGAGTATTACGAACGACTCAGAGCAGAAGCGAAAGCTCCTTATCGAGGATTGAGAAAGTTTATTTATTTTGGCGTGGGGGCTTCGGGTTTAATTGGCGCGGTGGTGTTTCTTTCTCAAACTTTGGCAGGACGGGATGTGAGTTCGGCGTTGCCCAATTTTGCCCTACAACTGGGCGTGTTTGCTCTGGCGCTCTGGTTGTTTCGGTTGGAAAATAAAGCCGAGGGAAAGCAAAAATGA
- a CDS encoding class I SAM-dependent methyltransferase: MGNQVDSTLTGVPRTMLLTTRARVEEHQRENGLFRDPKVAEWWQFVQWDAELDRFYSSIAALAWAVRAERIDRAAQRHLTSHPNAIAIELGAGLSTRYYRVGQGSRCWLELDLPEITALRRQLETETDSHRFIARSVLDFSWMNEIPTGDPENLLVIAEGLLMYLEADRVRDFVYQLRDRFPGATLVFDVFGASPKSRGAKQLAQLGAPLKWFVKDEQEVAAMGLSLVQVLSLLQENCQYRDRIGVFRWISWINKLPPLRNASLIIEAKVQPLP, translated from the coding sequence ATGGGAAATCAAGTCGATTCAACGTTAACAGGCGTTCCCCGCACCATGTTGCTAACGACGCGCGCTCGCGTGGAAGAACATCAGCGCGAAAACGGTCTGTTTCGAGATCCCAAAGTGGCAGAATGGTGGCAATTCGTTCAGTGGGATGCCGAACTCGATCGTTTTTATAGCTCAATCGCAGCATTGGCTTGGGCAGTTCGTGCCGAACGGATCGATCGCGCGGCTCAACGGCATTTAACAAGTCATCCAAACGCGATCGCGATCGAACTGGGTGCGGGATTATCAACCCGCTACTATCGCGTCGGACAAGGCTCTCGTTGTTGGTTGGAATTAGATTTACCCGAAATTACTGCTCTACGCCGCCAACTTGAGACAGAAACGGACTCCCATCGATTTATCGCGCGATCGGTATTGGATTTTAGCTGGATGAACGAAATTCCTACCGGAGATCCCGAAAATTTGCTCGTGATTGCTGAAGGATTGTTGATGTATTTGGAAGCGGATCGCGTGCGGGACTTTGTTTACCAATTGCGCGATCGATTTCCGGGCGCAACGCTGGTTTTTGATGTCTTTGGCGCTTCCCCCAAAAGCAGAGGGGCGAAACAACTCGCGCAACTTGGCGCGCCCTTGAAGTGGTTTGTGAAGGACGAACAAGAGGTTGCGGCAATGGGCTTGTCATTGGTGCAGGTGCTATCTCTGTTACAAGAAAATTGCCAATACCGCGATCGTATTGGTGTCTTTCGCTGGATTTCCTGGATAAACAAGTTACCGCCATTGCGGAATGCGTCTTTGATTATTGAGGCGAAGGTTCAGCCCCTTCCATAA
- a CDS encoding tRNA (cytidine(34)-2'-O)-methyltransferase: MIEPPKIVLVYPKIPPNTGNIARTCAATGTQLHLVAPLGFEISDRYLKRAGLDYWPYVDLHLHDNLEDFYALREKKGGRLLGFSVSGRENYVKFQFEGGDWLLFGSETTGLPPEVLQACGATLYIPMTQKHVRSLNLSVSAAVGLFEARRQLSLLNL, translated from the coding sequence ATGATAGAACCGCCTAAGATTGTTTTGGTTTATCCCAAAATTCCCCCTAATACTGGAAATATTGCCCGTACTTGTGCTGCTACGGGAACTCAACTCCATTTAGTGGCACCTCTGGGGTTTGAAATTAGCGATCGCTATCTCAAACGAGCGGGTTTGGATTATTGGCCCTACGTCGATTTACACCTTCACGACAACTTAGAAGACTTTTACGCCCTACGCGAGAAAAAGGGCGGTCGCCTGTTAGGTTTTAGTGTTTCCGGACGAGAAAACTACGTGAAGTTTCAGTTTGAAGGAGGCGATTGGTTGCTTTTTGGTAGCGAAACAACGGGTTTGCCTCCAGAAGTTCTTCAAGCCTGTGGAGCAACCCTTTATATTCCCATGACCCAAAAACACGTTCGCAGTCTCAATCTTTCAGTTAGCGCTGCCGTGGGTTTATTTGAAGCGAGACGGCAACTCAGTTTGTTAAATCTTTAG
- the menH gene encoding 2-succinyl-6-hydroxy-2,4-cyclohexadiene-1-carboxylate synthase → MHYSKIDFKDYQFSYSLYGEPTQPRILFLHGFMGSGTVFEPIISQLRDRFYCLTVDLPGHGKTRIIGSSECYTMENTASALIQLLNRLEFPPCFLVGYSMGGRLGLYLALHYPQYFPKVFLESTSPGLKTEKERKERREKDFGLARQLVTGNLELFLSHWYNQPLFNSLPQHPEFHQLLERRLQNDPIGLARSLTYLGTGSQPSLWDKLQDYPNPLLLMVGEFDPKFRAINKEIRDRAPAARLYIAEGCGHNIHFENPELFARAIARFFSESSN, encoded by the coding sequence TTGCATTACTCAAAGATCGACTTTAAAGATTATCAATTCTCTTATTCGCTCTACGGCGAACCCACTCAACCGCGCATCCTATTTTTACATGGCTTTATGGGCAGTGGGACAGTATTTGAGCCAATTATTTCACAATTGCGCGATCGCTTTTATTGCTTAACTGTCGACCTTCCCGGACATGGAAAAACACGAATTATTGGCAGCAGCGAATGCTATACAATGGAAAATACAGCCAGTGCATTAATTCAATTACTCAACCGACTTGAATTTCCCCCTTGTTTTTTAGTTGGGTATTCAATGGGAGGACGCTTAGGACTGTATCTCGCGTTGCATTATCCTCAATACTTTCCAAAAGTTTTTCTTGAATCGACTTCTCCCGGACTAAAAACAGAAAAAGAGCGTAAGGAACGCCGCGAAAAAGACTTTGGGCTTGCAAGGCAGTTAGTGACAGGAAATCTCGAATTATTTCTCTCTCATTGGTATAACCAACCCCTCTTTAACTCTCTGCCACAACATCCAGAATTCCATCAACTCCTAGAACGCCGATTGCAAAACGACCCGATTGGTTTAGCGCGATCGCTCACCTATTTAGGGACGGGTTCTCAACCCAGCCTGTGGGACAAATTGCAGGATTATCCCAATCCCCTACTCCTGATGGTGGGGGAATTCGACCCAAAATTCCGAGCTATTAACAAAGAAATACGAGATCGCGCCCCTGCCGCACGGCTTTATATCGCCGAAGGCTGCGGTCACAACATCCATTTTGAAAATCCCGAATTATTTGCCCGCGCGATCGCGCGTTTTTTCTCGGAATCCAGTAATTAA